From the Scomber japonicus isolate fScoJap1 chromosome 8, fScoJap1.pri, whole genome shotgun sequence genome, the window TGGCTTTTATATGTTCGCACAGACCACATGGCCAGTTTTTGTAAAGCAATTTAGTTTCTCTCTGACAAAGGTGTAAATAACTTGCTGAAAATGCAGTCAATAATGCCTTGATGTGCAAGATACTGTTTGAAACAAACGTCTTACTGTGTTTACAGGTGTCACAGGTATGCAATCAGCCCtgagctcccagtcctctataGACAGTGAACTCAGTACATCCGATGACTCCATCTCAATGGGGTATAAGCTGCAGGATCTCACTGATGTCCAGATTATGGCTCGCCTACAGGAAGAGAGTGAGTAGAggttttacatttgaatttaGTGCTTTAATCTGTGTCTATACGGTATATTCCAACTTTGCTTtttaattttgatatttttgatGTCAGGTTTGAGGCAGGATTATGCTTCCAGCTCAGCGTCTGCATCACGCCGCAGCTCCACAGCGTCTCTGCAGTCCCTACGCCGGGGTGGCACCTACAGCGACCAGGAATTTGACAGTTACAGCCtagaagatgaagaggatgagtTCTGCTCCCTGCCCCAACGGCGGCATCGCTTCACCCCCTCGCCCTTAGGCTCACCCCGGTGCCTGTCTCCCTCCACTTCCAACCACGGTCAGGAATATAGCAGCCGACTCGGGGCTCCACGCACAAGAACCCCCAGACGATCTCTTCAGGGCCCCAGTGCAGAGCTGCTCAAATTTGCTAAGAGTGAGGGTACGTAAAAGGCTGCCATAACCCAGGATTCACACGTTGGGTCAAAGAGGACAGCGTTAACAACGCAGAGATACTATAGCTGTTCTACCAAAGCTGTGATGATACACCTTCTGTTGTTGCTAAATGTGTTGTCTATGTGTGGTTCCAGAAGAGTTGAGGCACAGCATGCCTAATCTGGCCCCCCGCACCAGCCTACGTTCCCTGGAGGCAGTCAGAAACAGCCGCAGCATGGAGGCTAACCTCCAGAGCTCTGGCAACCGCATGTCCCACCTGACTCACTCCCCCTCCACAGGTAACCCTACCCTCCTCACCTGGTCCACACCACTCCTTTCATATGATGGTACACACCTTGCATATATATCCCTCTGTAATGTCACTTGTGCCCCACCACCTCACCTCCTCTTTACCTGAATACTACTGCAGGAAGGGTTGGACCCATGTACATATACGATTTAACTGAAGCTACAAACAGCAGATATTCAATGTTAAGACAGTAACATTCATAAATTTCAaaaatttatgaaaaaaaataatgtaatcaaACACTGCCAATGCATCTTTTACATGTAATtaaattcataaaaataaaaataaatgctaatgttatcTTTGAATGACATTGGCACACTGATATTATCCTTCCAAAAACTGAATGTAATaggaataataatgataacttattattattgttattattcgGACCATGATTGTCTAACCCTAAGTGCACACTGAAACATCTAGAACTAACTCACACTGTATATGGGTcaatatacactatatatagGAGATCCACAAAGCATCCCAAATTTTGTCCTACTCCTCCCCTTGACCACTCATATTTCCTGACTTACTGTAGGTAATCTGCAGGTAACCATCCTCATCCAGAACTCTTTCATTCACCTGCCACAGGCTTTTTCCACTAATTTGCTCCAAACTTGTCCTTGGTAACCCAGTACTGCTTGCCCTGGTTTAAAGGCATGTCTACAACTCATACGTCCCACATCTGTGGAGTTTGGATTGAGActacagcattttttaaatatgtaaacagCATTTATCTCTATTACCCACTTTGTCTTGAAGAAAGAATCTGGATTGAGATTCTGTCGTACCACTGTGCCTCTCTTCTGCTAAAGGTATGGCTTGTAGTCGACTGCGTAGCAATGGCCagtctcctctctccctgcGGGCTCCAGTTAAAGCTGTCACTCCTGCGGGCTCCGTGGCACCTTGTCGTCAGTCTTCCCGAGGTTTGCCTGTTGTCCAAACACTTCCTGCAGGAGGGGCCCGCAGGGTCCAGTCCCCGGGCTCCACTAATGGTGGAGCCTATGTACCCGGGAGAGCCTCTGCTGGAGCAGGCAGGCCTGTAGTGGGCCGAGGACAGGCTGCGCCATCAGCGTCAACCAGGAGTAAACTTTCACAGCCGCCAAGGAGGTGAGTGCTTTAAGTCAAAACTATTGAAAGGGTACTACACAGATATTATACACATCAAAATCTGTTTATATGCATTTGGGAGTAGTACTGACTCACTTGAGTAACTGTAGGTTTgggctgaaaatgaaaaatatcttGGGGGTGTGGAGTTAGAAGGGAGGATACCAAACATCTGTAGGCTACTCGTTCTCTTTTCTTGAAGCTATGTTAGCTGCGACTAGCATAATACACCTAAGTATCTGACAAAATTATTTGTTAGAGTGTAGTTGAATGACCAACTAAACAGTGATTAAAGACTAACTTTCGCTTTTATTGACAGGTCTTTGGGCATGACTAGAATCCCAGACGACTCCTGGAAAGATGGCTGTTACTGAACCTGACCGAGGATGAAGGATGTCCACTGCTGCAACCTACACGTGACCTTTCCCCATTGACCTTTCTTAGTACAAAGAACACAGCCAATGTGTCACACAACCTCTCAGTCCCCCATTTCAGACTGGATCGCTGGGCTGCACTGGATTTGTAGTTAAGACTAATCTCTTTCCCTTGCATGAAACATTGTCAacccacacacagagaggatgTGTAGGCAGACATGaaggcacacacgcacactccaCTTGTTATATGGACCAACTCAGAGCTTCCAGAAGATTTGTTTGTGTcaattttacttatttttctaTGGTAATTGTGAGAAACTGCTGGAATATTAAGGGTTgtaataactttattctgttgaTGTTGTTGATATGAAGACAATTTAAATGAAGATGTTGCTGGTTTGTGCATTTTCTGTGTGAATTCCTACTAGA encodes:
- the zgc:66447 gene encoding SLAIN motif-containing protein-like, with translation MVVPDSASVVPQPDNGSPRGHMESSKSGCEEEEEGGQDLAGVELEEVRKLQELVHRLEVQNETLRNRGSKNIIHRGASSNSNLTAAVNINERLTCDLRLEHSGELGSRDFELSPPQDSSSGEDMSPLPVANRLEEEDEEEGVEEERGPCGGFLTLTHSNGAGQTQGQSQTPDSPSQESYESETLAESDSGVDQTALDEVDVLDLEDECAEVDDADSWLYVSPKKQVAEAGPGSPLKWCRQVLDHRSPETEIACRTLINRLDQTSRWRNMYSSPSAEAGSAGSGLISPGYHKSTNKSLLTCGSSGVTGMQSALSSQSSIDSELSTSDDSISMGYKLQDLTDVQIMARLQEESLRQDYASSSASASRRSSTASLQSLRRGGTYSDQEFDSYSLEDEEDEFCSLPQRRHRFTPSPLGSPRCLSPSTSNHGQEYSSRLGAPRTRTPRRSLQGPSAELLKFAKSEEELRHSMPNLAPRTSLRSLEAVRNSRSMEANLQSSGNRMSHLTHSPSTGMACSRLRSNGQSPLSLRAPVKAVTPAGSVAPCRQSSRGLPVVQTLPAGGARRVQSPGSTNGGAYVPGRASAGAGRPVVGRGQAAPSASTRSKLSQPPRRSLGMTRIPDDSWKDGCY